The following are from one region of the Amia ocellicauda isolate fAmiCal2 chromosome 1, fAmiCal2.hap1, whole genome shotgun sequence genome:
- the LOC136752991 gene encoding CD276 antigen isoform X2, protein MQSFLSPALVCVIVLLNGLMTEGSEAVIVAEVWKSAALPCHFPHGSFSSNSCTVTWSRKIGDGVKHSVYTFHNGKSTREHQTEAYRGRSSINESKLADGDATLILKNLSVPDEGEYECLVFMKSKMQKTVIVQLRVAAPFSQPSVSCEHSSGHKPGEAKEFTLSCSSEGGYPKGQLLWILENQTPIDSSFSVHSSADAAGLFALHSQLSISRALSRNLSCVLLNPSLQQNLSTPAVCVPPTTESIQMKERQRLGILVSVLGIVCLCLLPLACTQVSACIQKSNGQ, encoded by the exons ATGCAATCATTCCTAAGCCCAGCTTTGGTTTGTGTTATTGTTCTTCTGAATGGATTGATGACAG AGGGCAGTGAGGCAGTCATTGTGGCAGAGGTTTGGAAGTCAGCCGCACTGCCCTGTCACTTCCCCCATGGGAGCTTCTCCAGCAACAGCTGTACAGTCACTTGGAGCAGGAAGATCGGAGATGGAGTTAAGCACTCTGTCTATACCTTCCACAATGGGAAGAGCACCAGAGAGCACCAGACAGAGGCTTACAGAGGCAGGAGCTCAATCAATGAAAGCAAGCTGGCAGACGGAGATGCCACCCTCATTCTGAAGAATTTAAGCGTCCCAGACGAAGGGGAATATGAGTGTTTGGTGTTTATGAAGTCGAAAATGCAAAAGACAGTCATCGTACAACTTCGAGTAGCTG CCCCTTTCAGCCAGCCCTCAGTGTCCTGTGAGCACTCCTCTGGCCACAAGCCAGGTGAAGCAAAGGAATTTACCCTGTCCTGCAGCTCCGAAGGGGGATACCCAAAGGGACAGCTGCTGTGGATACTGGAGAACCAAACGCCCATCGACAGCAGCTTCTCTGTCCACTCCTCAGCGGACGCTGCGGGTCTCTTCGCTCTGCACAGCCAGCTCTCCATCTCCAGAGCACTCAGCAGAAACCTCAGCTGTGTCCTCCTGAACCCCAGCCTCCAGCAGAACCTGTCCACTCCAGCTGTGTGTGTCCCACCCACCACAG AAAGTATCCAAATGAAAGAGAGGCAGAGACTGGGAATCTTGGTGTCTGTCCTGGGTATTGTGTGCCTGTGTCTGCTGCCATTGGCGTGTACACAGGTCTCTGCTTGCATCCAGAAGAGCAATGGCCAATGA
- the LOC136752991 gene encoding CD276 antigen isoform X1, whose product MQSFLSPALVCVIVLLNGLMTEGSEAVIVAEVWKSAALPCHFPHGSFSSNSCTVTWSRKIGDGVKHSVYTFHNGKSTREHQTEAYRGRSSINESKLADGDATLILKNLSVPDEGEYECLVFMKSKMQKTVIVQLRVAAPFSQPSVSCEHSSGHKPGEAKEFTLSCSSEGGYPKGQLLWILENQTPIDSSFSVHSSADAAGLFALHSQLSISRALSRNLSCVLLNPSLQQNLSTPAVCVPPTTEESIQMKERQRLGILVSVLGIVCLCLLPLACTQVSACIQKSNGQ is encoded by the exons ATGCAATCATTCCTAAGCCCAGCTTTGGTTTGTGTTATTGTTCTTCTGAATGGATTGATGACAG AGGGCAGTGAGGCAGTCATTGTGGCAGAGGTTTGGAAGTCAGCCGCACTGCCCTGTCACTTCCCCCATGGGAGCTTCTCCAGCAACAGCTGTACAGTCACTTGGAGCAGGAAGATCGGAGATGGAGTTAAGCACTCTGTCTATACCTTCCACAATGGGAAGAGCACCAGAGAGCACCAGACAGAGGCTTACAGAGGCAGGAGCTCAATCAATGAAAGCAAGCTGGCAGACGGAGATGCCACCCTCATTCTGAAGAATTTAAGCGTCCCAGACGAAGGGGAATATGAGTGTTTGGTGTTTATGAAGTCGAAAATGCAAAAGACAGTCATCGTACAACTTCGAGTAGCTG CCCCTTTCAGCCAGCCCTCAGTGTCCTGTGAGCACTCCTCTGGCCACAAGCCAGGTGAAGCAAAGGAATTTACCCTGTCCTGCAGCTCCGAAGGGGGATACCCAAAGGGACAGCTGCTGTGGATACTGGAGAACCAAACGCCCATCGACAGCAGCTTCTCTGTCCACTCCTCAGCGGACGCTGCGGGTCTCTTCGCTCTGCACAGCCAGCTCTCCATCTCCAGAGCACTCAGCAGAAACCTCAGCTGTGTCCTCCTGAACCCCAGCCTCCAGCAGAACCTGTCCACTCCAGCTGTGTGTGTCCCACCCACCACAG AAGAAAGTATCCAAATGAAAGAGAGGCAGAGACTGGGAATCTTGGTGTCTGTCCTGGGTATTGTGTGCCTGTGTCTGCTGCCATTGGCGTGTACACAGGTCTCTGCTTGCATCCAGAAGAGCAATGGCCAATGA